One genomic region from Candidatus Nitrosopumilus koreensis AR1 encodes:
- the glyS gene encoding glycine--tRNA ligase — protein sequence MDYEAVMKLALERGFYFPSCEIYSDAQAGFWEYGPTGVGLKNKFLELWRRELVRRDGMLEIDGSQIMSKSVFEASGHLGNFADPIIKCTKCNSTFRADRTIAELTNIEIPESADLEEFDNVINQNNIKCPKCKGDFDKTKNFNMMFRVGIGPEEEEAYLRPETCQSIFVDFPRLYKTMRGKLPLGIAQVGKSFRNEIAPRQSLLRLREFYQAEIEVFCNPAKLDEVEKFAEIQDTIIRVQTDSEPVSMSCKEAVESGTVPNKFVAYYLGILTEFYEKTGIDISKSRFRKLGDKEKAFYAEVAFDFEVETTIGWLELVACNYRSDYDLSSHATKSKEKFEIMDNDNKVLPHVFEISMGIDRSLYTILEHSLKDDKEHERTVLSLKPYLSPTHVGILSLVKKDGLKEKTDEIYLSIKRKFDAFLDHSGAIGRRYRRLDEIGVPFAVTVDHQTLEDDTVTLRKRDSMEQTRIKISEIDSILLESVAFP from the coding sequence ATGGACTATGAAGCAGTAATGAAATTAGCGCTTGAACGCGGATTTTATTTTCCCAGTTGTGAGATATATTCTGATGCACAAGCTGGTTTTTGGGAATACGGTCCAACAGGCGTCGGTTTGAAAAATAAGTTTCTAGAGTTGTGGAGAAGGGAGCTTGTCAGAAGAGACGGAATGCTTGAGATTGACGGTTCTCAGATAATGTCAAAATCAGTTTTTGAGGCTTCAGGTCATTTGGGAAATTTTGCTGATCCAATAATAAAATGTACAAAATGTAATTCAACATTTAGAGCTGATAGAACTATTGCAGAGTTGACAAATATTGAGATTCCTGAAAGTGCTGATTTGGAAGAATTTGACAATGTAATTAATCAAAACAACATAAAGTGTCCAAAATGTAAAGGCGATTTTGATAAAACAAAGAATTTCAACATGATGTTCAGAGTAGGAATTGGTCCTGAAGAAGAAGAGGCATATCTTAGACCAGAAACATGCCAATCAATCTTTGTAGATTTTCCTAGATTATACAAAACCATGAGAGGCAAGCTACCTTTGGGAATAGCACAAGTAGGAAAGAGTTTTAGAAATGAGATAGCACCAAGACAAAGTCTACTGCGCTTAAGAGAGTTTTATCAGGCAGAAATTGAAGTATTTTGCAATCCTGCCAAGCTTGACGAAGTTGAAAAGTTTGCAGAGATTCAAGATACAATAATCAGAGTTCAGACAGATTCTGAGCCAGTTTCAATGAGCTGTAAAGAAGCAGTAGAATCCGGAACTGTTCCAAACAAGTTTGTGGCATATTATTTGGGTATTTTGACTGAATTTTATGAAAAAACTGGAATAGATATCTCAAAGAGTAGATTTAGAAAATTAGGAGACAAGGAAAAAGCATTCTATGCTGAAGTTGCATTTGATTTTGAAGTTGAAACTACAATTGGATGGTTGGAACTAGTTGCATGCAATTATAGATCAGATTATGATTTGTCTAGTCATGCAACCAAGAGTAAAGAAAAATTTGAGATCATGGATAATGATAACAAGGTTCTACCACACGTATTTGAGATCTCGATGGGAATTGACAGAAGTCTTTACACAATTTTAGAGCATTCACTAAAAGATGACAAAGAACATGAAAGAACAGTATTATCACTAAAACCATATCTTTCACCAACACATGTAGGAATCTTGTCACTAGTCAAAAAAGACGGTTTGAAGGAAAAAACAGATGAGATTTATCTTTCCATTAAAAGAAAGTTTGATGCATTTTTGGATCATTCAGGTGCAATTGGTAGGAGGTATAGAAGATTAGATGAGATTGGGGTCCCCTTTGCAGTTACAGTTGATCATCAGACATTAGAAGACGATACAGTTACTCTAAGAAAAAGAGACTCTATGGAGCAGACTAGAATAAAAATTTCTGAGATTGATTCAATTCTTTTAGAATCAGTAGCATTCCCCTAG
- a CDS encoding deoxyribonuclease IV produces MQIGCHVSISGSIDKAVDNAIERECSAFQIFTRNPRGWHAKALTKKDITKFKSKLKESKIDRFATCAHMPYLPNLATPKDDGFEKSVKTLIDEVERCAQLGIPYLVTHLGSHLGTGEEAGIKRLVKGLTKAGQTKNDVMILLENTAGQKNSVGSNFKQLGEIFKQLKPSKKFGVCLDSCHAFVSGYDLRTEDAVKKTFAEFDKYIGMDNLKILHLNDAKGEIGCNLDRHYHLGLGGIGEKGISAIVKFANKKKIPIVLETPIDDDRDDFENIRKAKEFA; encoded by the coding sequence ATGCAGATTGGTTGTCATGTATCAATTTCAGGTTCCATTGACAAAGCAGTTGACAACGCAATTGAAAGAGAATGTTCTGCATTTCAAATATTTACTAGAAATCCAAGAGGATGGCATGCAAAAGCGCTCACTAAAAAAGACATTACCAAATTCAAATCAAAACTAAAAGAAAGTAAGATTGACAGATTTGCAACTTGTGCCCATATGCCATATCTTCCAAATTTAGCAACTCCAAAAGATGATGGCTTTGAAAAATCAGTAAAAACTCTGATAGATGAAGTTGAACGATGTGCACAATTAGGAATTCCATATCTTGTAACTCATCTTGGAAGTCATTTGGGCACAGGAGAAGAAGCAGGAATAAAGAGACTGGTTAAAGGATTAACCAAAGCTGGGCAAACAAAAAATGATGTAATGATTCTACTAGAGAACACCGCAGGACAAAAAAATTCTGTTGGTTCAAACTTTAAACAATTAGGAGAAATATTCAAACAACTAAAGCCTTCAAAAAAATTTGGCGTATGTTTAGATTCATGTCACGCGTTCGTTTCAGGATATGATTTGAGAACTGAAGATGCAGTGAAAAAGACTTTTGCAGAATTTGATAAATACATAGGAATGGATAATTTGAAAATTCTTCATCTAAATGATGCAAAAGGTGAGATTGGTTGCAACCTAGATAGACACTATCATTTAGGATTGGGTGGAATTGGAGAGAAAGGAATTTCTGCCATTGTAAAGTTTGCAAACAAGAAAAAAATACCCATAGTTTTAGAAACTCCAATTGATGATGATAGAGATGACTTTGAGAACATTAGAAAGGCAAAAGAATTTGCGTAG
- a CDS encoding DNA primase: protein MLALGQDEIAKYPFLADAGQYLKDKGFTLEQFGTDPDLKDLVIKAYERIQVAADGKIYKSDLLGDQVSKEAALPREVFSFLLAIVLLKLSGMHTLIKRFALAEARRAEKYLEKDLANISDESKKQLAIKIIDDLFSVQIEKFNDYFVIPVSDYLKHSINFHEREWKLTNRHVENGQVFLTPHETVRLIRKELGTYINSKIVNAKTPTMIPGFEDSVNKLVMLSKKFSTFTVTTGEYPPCIKHAIDILEKGENLPHSGRFMLATFLLSKGQSVQQIAPLFKNAPDYNERVTLYQLNHLAGTSGSGTQYSCPSCEKLKTQSLCFATSECDGIISPLQFGKKRK, encoded by the coding sequence ATGCTTGCACTAGGCCAAGACGAAATTGCAAAGTATCCGTTTTTAGCTGATGCTGGTCAATATCTCAAAGACAAAGGATTTACTCTGGAACAGTTTGGAACTGATCCTGATCTAAAAGATCTGGTGATCAAAGCATATGAAAGAATTCAGGTAGCTGCAGACGGAAAGATCTACAAATCTGACCTACTTGGAGATCAAGTGTCTAAAGAGGCTGCACTGCCAAGGGAGGTTTTCTCGTTTTTACTGGCTATAGTCTTGCTCAAACTCAGTGGCATGCACACTCTAATCAAAAGATTTGCACTTGCAGAAGCTAGACGGGCAGAAAAATATCTAGAAAAAGACCTGGCAAATATTTCAGATGAATCAAAAAAACAATTGGCAATTAAAATAATTGATGATTTATTTTCAGTTCAGATAGAAAAATTTAATGATTATTTTGTAATTCCTGTATCTGATTATCTAAAACACTCAATTAACTTTCATGAAAGGGAATGGAAGCTAACTAACAGACATGTGGAAAATGGGCAAGTGTTTCTTACCCCTCATGAAACAGTAAGATTAATCAGAAAAGAATTAGGCACATACATTAATTCAAAAATTGTAAACGCAAAAACTCCTACAATGATTCCTGGTTTTGAGGACTCTGTAAACAAACTTGTAATGCTTTCAAAAAAATTCTCAACTTTTACAGTAACTACTGGGGAATATCCCCCATGTATCAAACATGCCATTGATATACTTGAAAAGGGAGAAAACCTTCCGCACTCTGGCAGATTTATGTTAGCTACTTTTCTTTTATCCAAAGGTCAGTCGGTTCAACAAATCGCACCACTATTCAAAAACGCACCTGACTATAACGAACGCGTAACGCTTTACCAGTTAAATCATTTAGCTGGAACATCTGGAAGCGGCACTCAGTATTCTTGCCCTTCCTGTGAAAAACTAAAAACACAAAGTCTATGTTTTGCAACATCAGAGTGTGATGGAATAATTAGTCCTTTACAATTTGGAAAGAAGAGAAAATAA
- a CDS encoding DNA primase small subunit domain-containing protein, with amino-acid sequence MKETEIKFLENSFKKYYFEHFDLIRVPERTSEREFGYQKFNSGMTRHISVKDDKELHLLLMQNVPSDVYCSNAYYSFPNLPMNEKDWKEADLIFDIDAKDLNLSCRKDHTVSICNECDNISDNSEKCVKCNSTKLEKKSLPCKNCIESSKTEVLKLSEILTNDFSINNDDIQVYFSGNEGFHIYVYNSQFQQNGSRERSELVDYIMFNGAIPEKFGMKKFKPDRKSFPDFDEFGWRGRFSKYVFGSKSKRSKIISELLSNGYSSFQKVLDDVSENIGAKIDPNVTMDIHRIFRLPGSINSKSGLTKIHCKNLEKFDAYADSSFLSEDTVEVLANCPIEFKLKNKKFGPYSNEKISVPTFAAAYMICKKLATIA; translated from the coding sequence ATGAAAGAGACTGAGATAAAATTTTTAGAAAACTCGTTCAAAAAATATTATTTTGAGCATTTTGATCTTATTCGTGTACCTGAACGTACATCTGAAAGAGAGTTTGGTTATCAAAAATTCAACTCTGGAATGACTCGTCATATTTCAGTCAAAGATGATAAAGAATTGCATTTACTATTAATGCAAAATGTTCCATCTGATGTATACTGCTCAAATGCATATTATTCATTTCCAAACTTACCTATGAATGAAAAAGACTGGAAAGAGGCCGATCTCATTTTTGATATTGATGCAAAAGATCTTAATTTATCATGTAGAAAGGATCATACAGTATCTATCTGTAATGAATGTGATAACATTTCAGATAATTCTGAAAAATGTGTAAAATGTAATTCAACAAAATTAGAAAAAAAATCTCTACCTTGCAAAAACTGTATAGAATCATCAAAAACTGAAGTTTTAAAATTATCTGAAATTTTAACAAATGATTTTTCAATAAACAATGATGATATTCAAGTATATTTCTCAGGCAATGAAGGATTTCATATCTATGTATATAATTCCCAATTTCAACAAAATGGTTCTAGAGAAAGATCCGAGCTTGTCGATTACATAATGTTTAATGGCGCAATTCCTGAAAAGTTTGGAATGAAAAAATTCAAACCCGATAGAAAATCCTTTCCAGATTTTGATGAGTTTGGATGGCGGGGTAGATTTTCAAAATATGTATTTGGTTCAAAATCAAAAAGATCAAAGATTATTTCAGAATTACTTTCAAATGGATATTCATCTTTTCAAAAAGTTTTAGATGATGTTTCTGAAAATATTGGTGCAAAAATTGATCCTAATGTAACAATGGATATACACAGAATTTTTCGTTTACCTGGTTCAATTAATAGCAAGAGTGGTCTTACAAAAATTCATTGTAAGAACTTGGAAAAATTTGATGCTTATGCGGATTCATCTTTTCTTAGTGAAGACACTGTAGAGGTATTGGCAAATTGTCCAATTGAGTTTAAACTAAAAAACAAAAAATTTGGACCCTACTCTAATGAAAAAATAAGTGTGCCTACATTTGCTGCAGCTTACATGATCTGCAAAAAACTAGCAACAATTGCTTGA
- a CDS encoding UPF0182 family protein, producing the protein MYSASTDKQTPPPDAGKYIRLGIVAVIGIVIFAIVGNQAVILSMNFTEFGDQFTKPLYYTLVSTIILSAIALVRVNILGRSSIFWYAISTAIGFLGKSGQQPISNVVPSFRDYKLSSAQFVIWQITKIFLFGAFFANVMFGFAAMSFIDGNYLGVENLPKLFSLPFVTPETDPNYAAENVVPMIPALVILIPPILAAIGLRLVLYVGIHRIINVITSFLQDSNEGKPRYLNYVSTIEGIIGIGIIWAGFNLFFTDQIDYNTRYVIGGTLIIGFALIAFSVIDRIRARVLTHMFKRDVYIRILTIIAIAIIVAGFVSVNNSIADAKKIEYLGPYTAQQIGVNRYLGELNNIQENTHDVQLTAVSPNNIKNYVSQNSDVLDVIRVWDWEAAFAKLKPEIGLIPYVDFEDNDILRFNNTLYWTASMKPILPTSVSLENRWYNEHLVYTHVPEGFLTLEATDGQIVESDQFFKQREIYYGEGGLFEQTWSGYPNSRGSTSAELGGASYSGLGGLDVSPPLSWMFEPNFLLSFPAESVHIMRYKDVNDRMETLYPYFLYNLFGKELDSLPVTDGENSYWLIPLIIGFDTRDVPWSVGNPYLRLVGYALVDSYNGDIQLLKTGDDFFTEMFASQYAEQFQPMPAWLEEQIRYPVELFNWKTEMYNVYHVTNVETFIQANEFYEIPRGLDTYYVEAKPPGFDQTEFIGLLSLELRGSQGRNLAGYMVVENDLTNLGNLQFYEVPLNSTTKLIGPTAVREALDRDPEFAQLKTLLRNPRIGDNILYRVGVHDVYFIPVYTAGAGGVVAQLGTIAAVGAAFNGEYFVGLGDTQEKAFEAYLKKVSGVAGAVTVADDDYIELDRDDRIEIIKSVFEENEITVSEPTSIQIPLSFNEGELFFFTENDKEDTVEFLSQFIDDFVKPRSDRVFMWQEENNLNIGTIFVKDGISEIHYVSIEVGN; encoded by the coding sequence TTGTATAGCGCCTCTACAGATAAGCAGACTCCTCCACCTGATGCTGGAAAGTACATACGATTAGGAATTGTTGCAGTAATTGGTATTGTTATCTTTGCAATTGTAGGTAATCAAGCAGTAATTTTATCAATGAATTTTACCGAATTTGGCGATCAGTTTACCAAACCTCTCTATTACACGCTTGTGTCTACCATAATTCTATCTGCAATCGCACTAGTTCGTGTGAATATTTTGGGAAGATCTTCTATTTTCTGGTATGCAATTAGTACTGCAATCGGATTTTTGGGAAAAAGCGGCCAACAGCCCATATCCAACGTGGTCCCAAGTTTTAGGGATTACAAACTTAGTTCAGCACAATTTGTAATCTGGCAAATCACCAAAATTTTCCTTTTTGGCGCATTCTTTGCAAATGTCATGTTTGGATTTGCTGCAATGTCTTTTATTGATGGAAATTATCTTGGAGTGGAAAATCTACCAAAATTATTCTCATTACCATTTGTAACACCTGAAACTGATCCAAATTATGCTGCAGAAAATGTAGTTCCCATGATTCCTGCATTAGTAATTTTGATTCCTCCAATACTTGCAGCTATTGGATTACGTTTAGTTCTGTATGTTGGTATACACAGAATAATCAATGTGATAACTTCATTTCTTCAAGATTCAAATGAAGGTAAACCACGATACCTCAACTATGTTTCAACTATTGAAGGAATAATTGGTATTGGAATAATCTGGGCAGGGTTTAATCTATTTTTCACTGACCAAATTGACTATAATACAAGATACGTTATTGGTGGAACACTGATAATTGGATTTGCATTAATTGCATTTTCAGTTATTGATAGGATTAGAGCACGTGTTCTAACTCATATGTTTAAGAGAGATGTATACATTCGAATTCTTACGATAATTGCAATTGCTATAATTGTTGCAGGTTTTGTTTCTGTAAACAATAGTATTGCAGATGCAAAAAAGATTGAATATTTAGGACCATACACTGCTCAGCAAATTGGAGTTAATAGATATCTTGGAGAACTAAACAACATTCAAGAAAACACTCATGATGTTCAATTAACAGCTGTTTCTCCAAATAATATCAAAAACTATGTATCTCAAAATAGTGATGTTCTTGATGTCATTCGAGTTTGGGACTGGGAAGCAGCTTTTGCTAAATTAAAGCCTGAAATCGGCCTTATTCCTTATGTAGACTTTGAAGATAATGATATTCTTAGGTTTAACAATACTTTGTATTGGACTGCATCTATGAAACCAATCCTTCCAACATCTGTTAGTCTTGAAAATAGATGGTATAACGAACATCTCGTGTATACTCATGTTCCAGAAGGATTCCTTACTTTAGAGGCAACAGATGGACAAATTGTTGAAAGTGACCAGTTCTTCAAACAAAGAGAAATTTACTATGGTGAAGGTGGCCTGTTTGAGCAAACATGGTCAGGATATCCAAATTCCAGAGGTTCTACTAGTGCAGAACTTGGTGGCGCATCATATTCTGGACTAGGAGGATTAGATGTATCCCCTCCATTAAGTTGGATGTTTGAGCCAAACTTTTTGCTCTCATTTCCAGCAGAATCTGTTCATATTATGAGATACAAAGATGTTAATGATAGAATGGAAACATTGTATCCTTATTTCCTCTATAACCTATTTGGTAAAGAATTAGATTCACTTCCTGTAACTGATGGAGAAAACTCCTATTGGCTAATTCCATTGATAATCGGATTTGATACAAGAGATGTTCCATGGTCAGTAGGCAATCCGTATTTACGTCTAGTCGGATATGCTTTAGTTGATTCATACAATGGTGATATTCAATTACTAAAAACTGGAGATGATTTCTTTACAGAAATGTTTGCTAGTCAATATGCTGAACAATTTCAACCAATGCCCGCTTGGTTAGAAGAACAAATCAGATATCCTGTTGAATTGTTTAACTGGAAAACAGAAATGTATAATGTTTACCATGTGACAAATGTAGAAACATTCATTCAAGCAAATGAGTTTTACGAGATCCCTCGTGGTCTTGATACCTATTATGTAGAAGCAAAACCACCCGGATTTGATCAAACTGAATTTATAGGATTACTATCACTAGAATTGAGAGGTTCTCAAGGAAGAAATCTTGCAGGATACATGGTAGTTGAAAATGATCTCACTAACTTAGGAAACTTGCAGTTCTATGAAGTTCCATTAAATTCGACTACCAAATTAATTGGCCCAACCGCAGTTAGGGAAGCTCTTGACAGAGATCCTGAATTTGCTCAATTAAAGACATTATTGAGAAATCCAAGAATAGGTGATAACATTTTGTATCGTGTAGGCGTTCATGATGTTTACTTTATTCCAGTTTACACTGCTGGTGCTGGTGGTGTAGTGGCACAATTAGGCACAATTGCAGCGGTTGGTGCTGCATTTAATGGTGAATATTTTGTTGGACTAGGTGATACTCAAGAAAAGGCCTTTGAAGCTTACTTGAAAAAAGTTTCAGGTGTAGCAGGAGCTGTAACCGTAGCTGATGATGATTATATTGAATTAGATAGAGACGACAGAATTGAAATAATCAAATCTGTATTTGAAGAAAATGAAATTACTGTTTCAGAACCTACATCAATACAAATTCCACTATCGTTTAATGAAGGAGAATTATTCTTCTTTACTGAAAATGATAAGGAAGATACTGTAGAGTTCTTATCTCAATTCATTGATGACTTTGTAAAACCAAGAAGTGATAGAGTATTCATGTGGCAAGAAGAAAATAATCTCAACATTGGAACAATATTTGTCAAAGATGGAATATCTGAAATCCATTATGTCTCAATTGAGGTAGGCAACTAA
- a CDS encoding type 1 glutamine amidotransferase: protein MLLVVDNGSVYTKNLIDFLTKKNISFAKQTPNILDLNSLQNFDSFILSGRRKNEKKINEVNSKIILHSIENNSKLLGICYGAEILALTLGGTIKKSPSLKKGNEIIHILKNTLIANDSISVFESHGFEISKLPEKLIQLGESNNCKYEIIQYENKPIFGTQFHPEMTPDGNDLIEKFCLL, encoded by the coding sequence TTGCTTCTAGTTGTTGATAATGGTTCTGTTTACACAAAAAATCTAATTGATTTTCTTACAAAAAAAAATATCTCATTTGCCAAACAAACCCCAAATATTTTAGATCTAAATTCATTACAAAATTTTGACTCTTTTATCTTGTCTGGGAGAAGAAAAAATGAAAAAAAAATTAATGAGGTCAACTCAAAAATTATACTACATTCAATTGAAAATAATTCAAAATTACTAGGAATCTGTTATGGTGCAGAAATTTTAGCACTTACCTTGGGTGGAACAATAAAAAAAAGTCCTTCACTTAAGAAAGGAAATGAAATTATTCATATTCTAAAAAATACATTGATTGCCAATGATTCTATATCCGTATTTGAAAGTCATGGTTTTGAAATATCTAAACTTCCTGAAAAATTAATTCAACTTGGAGAATCAAACAACTGTAAATATGAAATCATACAATATGAAAACAAACCAATTTTTGGAACACAATTTCATCCAGAAATGACTCCTGATGGAAATGATTTGATTGAAAAATTTTGTTTACTATGA
- a CDS encoding tetratricopeptide repeat protein: MDQEDHELLLPLVEEENICLPLPVNVVSKYWNVDLPMAEAAETAKKYSGFNGSVIIEGIESAERHGLVCKIVHSSLNELKKIIDSGIPPIVILPGIPEVTQHASIITGYDDKEKTILHYIQKGNQKGEMQEGAIPEDIFEKEWSEEGKILILLAPSDIMSSIKLENDSFEKSNRLCFESERQNILKNFSESIELLKQAIEINPNNSTALHLLGTMMNEQKSPECVKCYEKCLEINNRSYLTYNGLGNFYLKTNQFEKAEDNYTKAIEINPKRSAKIYKNRAYLREKQNKNDDAKEDLKNYLKYFPKAPDRGIIEQAIREI; encoded by the coding sequence ATGGATCAAGAAGATCATGAGCTGCTCTTACCTTTAGTTGAAGAAGAAAACATTTGTCTTCCATTGCCTGTTAATGTTGTCTCTAAATATTGGAATGTTGATTTACCTATGGCCGAAGCCGCTGAAACTGCAAAAAAATATTCAGGATTCAATGGTAGTGTGATAATTGAAGGAATAGAATCAGCTGAAAGACATGGATTAGTATGCAAAATAGTACATTCTTCTTTAAACGAATTAAAAAAAATAATTGACTCTGGAATCCCTCCAATAGTAATTCTTCCTGGAATTCCAGAAGTTACACAACATGCTTCAATTATTACTGGATATGATGATAAAGAAAAAACAATTCTACATTATATTCAGAAAGGAAATCAAAAAGGAGAGATGCAGGAAGGTGCGATTCCTGAAGATATTTTTGAAAAAGAATGGTCTGAAGAAGGAAAAATATTGATATTGTTAGCTCCCTCCGATATTATGTCTTCTATCAAACTTGAAAATGACTCTTTTGAAAAATCAAATAGATTATGTTTTGAATCAGAGAGACAAAATATTTTAAAAAATTTTTCTGAATCAATTGAATTACTAAAACAAGCAATTGAGATTAATCCTAATAATTCAACTGCTCTTCATCTTTTAGGAACTATGATGAATGAACAAAAATCACCTGAATGTGTAAAGTGTTATGAAAAATGTTTAGAAATCAATAATAGATCATATCTTACCTATAACGGTCTTGGTAACTTTTATCTAAAAACAAACCAATTTGAAAAGGCTGAAGATAATTACACAAAAGCAATTGAAATTAATCCAAAACGTTCTGCTAAAATTTACAAAAATAGAGCCTATCTTAGGGAGAAACAAAATAAGAATGATGATGCAAAGGAAGATCTCAAAAACTATTTGAAATATTTTCCAAAAGCACCTGATAGGGGAATTATAGAACAAGCAATTAGAGAAATTTGA
- a CDS encoding S6e family ribosomal protein gives MANFKITISDIKGKSMSKELKDSDANPLLGLELGNETDASIVGLSGKLKLTGGSDKSGVPMRNDIHGSARKYVLLSKGVGLQAAEKGQRVRKLMRGNAVSEEIYQINCKYDGELPIEAPAEDAVESSEEKPEDKKE, from the coding sequence TTGGCAAACTTCAAGATAACCATATCTGATATCAAAGGAAAATCAATGTCAAAAGAGCTCAAAGACAGTGATGCTAATCCTCTTCTTGGCCTTGAATTGGGAAATGAAACTGATGCTTCTATTGTTGGTTTAAGTGGAAAACTAAAACTTACTGGTGGAAGTGACAAGTCTGGTGTTCCAATGAGAAATGATATTCATGGTTCTGCAAGAAAATATGTTTTACTTTCTAAAGGAGTCGGTTTGCAAGCAGCAGAGAAAGGACAAAGAGTAAGAAAGTTAATGCGTGGAAATGCTGTTTCAGAAGAAATCTATCAGATTAATTGTAAATATGATGGTGAATTACCCATTGAAGCTCCTGCTGAGGATGCAGTAGAGTCTTCAGAAGAAAAACCTGAAGATAAAAAAGAATAA
- a CDS encoding translation initiation factor IF-2 subunit gamma, protein MHWRETLPDWYIKKYGYQPCVNIGTAGHVDHGKTTLIQALTGSWTSVHSQELKRGITIRVGYSDAAFYKCKSCEEPLGYSTTPKCNNCGKESELSRVVSFVDSPGHESLMANMLSGSALMDGALLLVAANEKVPKPQTKEHLLALQTLGIQQIVVVQNKVDLLSYKEALTNYQDITKFVKGTHAAKAPIIPISAQSGLNIDALIGAIEANIKTPDRDEKQDTVMHVLRSFDVNKPGTKLKNIKGGVIGGSLTQGIFNVGDEIEIKPGILNEKKKVYEPLVTEITSLGTAAGIVDSVKPGGLVAIGTKLDPSMTRSDSFIGSVIGKPGTLPENSTQLKLDVTLFDSAVGTTEDIKVQPIQSGELLRVNIGTAPLLGKVTKVKSKNIEIELRRPACIFEGGNVALSRRIDERWRLIGAGIVG, encoded by the coding sequence ATGCATTGGAGAGAGACACTTCCTGATTGGTACATCAAAAAATATGGATATCAACCATGTGTTAACATTGGAACTGCAGGTCATGTAGATCATGGAAAAACTACTCTTATTCAGGCATTAACTGGTTCTTGGACAAGTGTTCATAGCCAAGAATTAAAACGTGGAATTACAATTCGTGTTGGTTATTCTGATGCAGCATTTTACAAATGCAAGAGTTGTGAAGAACCCTTAGGCTATTCTACAACACCAAAATGTAACAATTGTGGAAAAGAAAGTGAACTATCTAGAGTTGTTAGTTTTGTTGATAGTCCAGGACATGAAAGCCTGATGGCAAATATGTTATCCGGTTCTGCACTAATGGATGGAGCCTTATTACTTGTAGCTGCAAATGAAAAAGTTCCAAAACCACAAACAAAAGAGCATCTTTTAGCACTTCAGACTCTTGGAATTCAACAAATTGTAGTTGTTCAAAACAAAGTTGATTTATTATCATACAAAGAGGCATTAACTAATTATCAAGATATTACAAAATTTGTTAAAGGAACGCATGCTGCAAAAGCACCAATTATTCCAATTTCTGCCCAATCTGGTCTAAATATTGATGCTTTGATAGGTGCAATAGAGGCAAATATCAAAACACCAGATAGAGATGAAAAACAAGATACCGTTATGCATGTTCTGCGTTCTTTTGATGTTAACAAACCTGGTACTAAATTAAAAAACATCAAGGGTGGTGTAATTGGTGGTAGTTTAACACAAGGCATCTTCAATGTTGGTGATGAGATTGAGATTAAGCCAGGAATTTTAAATGAAAAGAAAAAAGTCTATGAACCCCTAGTCACAGAGATTACATCTCTAGGTACTGCTGCAGGAATTGTTGATTCAGTAAAACCTGGAGGGTTGGTTGCAATTGGAACCAAACTTGATCCATCAATGACTCGAAGTGATTCATTTATTGGATCAGTTATTGGCAAACCTGGAACCTTACCAGAAAACTCTACACAACTAAAACTTGATGTGACCTTATTTGATTCAGCAGTAGGAACCACTGAGGATATCAAAGTCCAACCAATACAATCAGGCGAATTACTACGAGTAAATATTGGAACAGCTCCTCTTTTAGGCAAAGTAACCAAAGTAAAATCAAAAAATATTGAAATTGAATTGAGAAGACCGGCTTGTATATTTGAAGGTGGAAACGTAGCACTAAGTAGAAGAATTGATGAAAGATGGAGACTAATTGGTGCAGGAATAGTTGGTTGA